The following proteins come from a genomic window of Anopheles ziemanni chromosome 3, idAnoZiCoDA_A2_x.2, whole genome shotgun sequence:
- the LOC131287241 gene encoding uncharacterized protein LOC131287241: MIKRPSKKDSENEILRMQQEFYAEQNRDANFQPAAKVIRMQRDGTSERPESASSSGNVRQSEFAKRRAQRLQAMQATVEPTEKMDVQDGKDEAEVEPAEEEATLESYVMGDVVERQPGYVFKASVSQPDGSFPRTMHITAYPMRAKPEGSKKSLFAQMISKGKEDPAKVTENTPDETLEYEEPTGSSLLEGWDATEIHNENMRKLQQMSAGEINIERDHLLSTLDPKLIEFIKSRKKQAPSGNDNSTEKQPVLSETVPAPSIIPAGMEVLREKGAEQWINFDVLEPEKLEWTKDIERSMKELKPGESYEARFDWKGVLQPYVSEESGKKKDDRELYLHGEDAQRPGYTLQELFRLARSNVLQQRISALGAIAGILHIMNQGFYDGILELPVSKVFFFLRFALDENTPSVVEVASRALASLFYNDTDEILLDTVFDSEYGMVQPQLALNITHSREDELKQRESELQAGFGALNLGGGNRASPTPRFKSNLPEDDPDDVHNRETMNDFHLAETDLVECLLRTNILERIRYILFSMKPEGATVINCTKILIRLARTSEQIALKIATNEPLVGGLIKNYLTSIYSSDDHLPQHVVLKLVRLLCGYRQTFYAQHLHRFHVVSLVKRFVFCRKDIDIKMIQIQIEAFRFFRLLMQCKPDEELYSELWPALCYLLEWHYQHLIFDETGSFIIRQHCVALLALIGPGLQSGAGAAASSSDATGATRHRQLCDKLFACFSKWFTAAQRGGANEFSQKLLLAASLWVAGLARFLADAAFLEFFGRFLLPFLRSDRFEEITRPLSSTSLILTDFVDRTQYGISSLPTLGAVQLRRSQTIPMLVVTTSYPVFFLHALLGLLLQEQSTPNPSSMASLFTELKDLLFGNAAHRQYFTELITIGHKHRTQTVPTTEPTGGGDGALVCNWFAQTIERRYLLDVLRLRTLETKSLRLGIDVPNDHESAAKTMTLQLAFAATLSISEAFYPALVQLFDDILFVAGYYDTRTCSELAITGADLQRWKLNYKLLAQRAIKNEDNMRHERSGFTVTEWRTPLLCQSWPYSPLYLMVEKLEKGAPQLEVLSEPVIIGTGLRFSELVEASGIVVACPTERLMYLLAAFMGPDSKFLEPDLSALIGRRLAALRTLMRTLPVSGKPVRSFNLESVMLEGKKSFYGLYQLALDVFQSSSYGHTGFGSLLMAPLAQKYDVRWRNMVWSEYVAVLRFITCDEPELFDDMVDYLRPEESDAMLLRAYGQALNSNLLRVGSIPHRVAQHHVQAFRSKAKVTHPPGE; this comes from the exons ATGATCAAAAGACCCTCGAAAAAAGacagtgaaaatgaaattttgcgCATGCAGCAGGAATTTTACGCGGAGCAAAACCGAGACGCTAACTTTCAACCCGCTGCCAAAGTGATTCGGATGCAACGTGATGGGACAAGTGAACGACCAGAAAGTGCCTCTTCCAGTGGCAATGTTCGTCAATCGGAATTCGCAAAACGCCGCGCACAACGCTTGCAGGCGATGCAAGCAACGGTCGAACCGACTGAGAAAATGGACGTCCAGGATGGGAAAGATGAAGCAGAGGTTGAGCCCGCGGAGGAGGAGGCCACCTTAGAATCGTATGTTATGGGTGATGTAGTTGAACGCCAACCGGGATATGTTTTTAAGGCAAGCGTTTCCCAGCCTGATGGCTCTTTCCCCCGAACCATGCACATTACCGCATACCCAATGCGCGCTAAACCAGAAGGCTCAAAAAAGAGTCTGTTCGCGCAAATGATTTCAAAAGGAAAAGAGGATCCCGCAAAAGTGACCGAAAACACTCCGGACGAGACTTTAGAATATGAGGAACCAACCGGCAGTTCGCTTCTGGAAGGATGGGACGCAACGGAAATACACAACGAAAACATGCGAAAGCTACAGCAAATGTCGGCTGGGGAAATTAACATAGAAAGAGACCATCTTCTCAGTACTCTTGATCCGAAGCTGATAGAGTTTATTAAGTCGCGTAAAAAGCAGGCTCCTTCTGGGAATGATAACtcaaccgaaaaacaaccAGTTCTCAGCGAAACTGTTCCCGCTCCGAGTATTATTCCAGCCGGAATGGAGGTGTTGCGCGAGAAGGGCGCCGAGCAGTGGATTAACTTTGACGTTTTGGAGCCGGAAAAGTTGGAGTGGACCAAGGATATCGAACGGAGCATGAAGGAACTCAAGCCCGGAGAATCCTATGAGGCCCGTTTCGACTGGAAGGGTGTCCTGCAACCGTACGTTTCAGAAGAGAGTGGTAAAAAGAAAGACGATCGCGAGCTGTACCTACACGGAGAAGATGCACAACGTCCCGGGTACACGTTGCAGGAGTTGTTCCGTTTGGCCCGGTCAAACGTTCTACAGCAGCGCATTTCCGCACTGGGAGCGATCGCGGGAATACTGCACATCATGAACCAAGGATTCTACGATGGCATTCTTGAGCTTCCCGTCTCaaaggtgtttttctttcttcgtttCGCGCTGGACGAAAACACTCCGTCTGTGGTGGAGGTAGCATCGCGAGCCTTGGCAAGCCTTTTCTACAACGATACCGACGAGATTTTGCTCGATACGGTGTTTGACTCCGAGTACGGTATGGTTCAACCTCAGCTGGCCCTCAACATAACGCACAGTCGCGAGGATGAATTGAAGCAACGTGAATCAGAGCTACAGGCTGGGTTTGGTGCATTGAACCTTGGTGGTGGAAACCGCGCATCACCGACGCCCAGGTTCAAAAGCAACCTTCCGGAGGATGATCCGGACGACGTGCACAATCGAGAAACGATGAACGACTTTCACCTGGCTGAAACAGATCTCGTCGAATGCCTGTTGCGTACGAACATCCTGGAGCGCATTCGGTATATTCTGTTCTCCATGAAACCGGAGGGGGCTACCGTcatcaattgcacaaagaTTTTGATTCGTTTGGCGCGTACTAGCGAACAGATTGCGTTGAAAATAGCTACCAACGAACCGCTCGTGGGAGGACTGATAAAGAACTATCTTACGTCGATCTACAGCAGTGATGATCATCTACCTCAACACGTGGTGTTGAAGCTGGTGAGACTTCTGTGCGGCTATCGGCAAACCTTTTACGCCCAACATCTGCACCGATTCCATGTCGTCAGTTTGGTGAAGCGGTTCGTTTTCTGTCGCAAGGATATCGAT ATCAAAATGATCCAGATACAGATCGAAGCGTTCCGATTTTTCCGTCTTCTGATGCAGTGTAAGCCGGATGAAGAACTGTACAG CGAACTTTGGCCAGCCCTGTGCTACCTGCTCGAGTGGCACTATCAGCATCTCATTTTCGACGAGACTGGCTCGTTCATCATCCGTCAGCACTGCGTCGCCTTGTTAGCCCTAATTGGGCCCGGATTGCAGTCGGGTGCAGGAGCAGCAGCGAGTTCTTCCGATGCAACCGGTGCGACCCGTCACCGGCAGCTTTGTGATAAGCTATTTGCCTGCTTTTCGAAGTGGTTCACTGCAGCCCAGCGGGGTGGAGCTAACGAG TTTTCGCAAAAGCTCCTCCTGGCCGCAAGTCTGTGGGTAGCGGGTTTAGCACGATTCCTAGCCGATGCAGCGTTTCTGGAATTCTTCGGGCggtttttgcttcctttcctGCGCAGTGATCGATTTGAGGAAATTACTAGACCGTTAAG TTCAACATCGCTCATCTTGACTGATTTCGTTGACCGAACCCAATACGGTATATCGTCCCTGCCGACGCTGGGTGCGGTTCAGCTACGGCGCTCGCAAACCATCCCGATGCTAGTGGTTACGACGTCCTATCCCGTTTTCTTCCTACACGCCCTATTGGGTCTGTTGCTTCAGGAACAATCGACGCCGAACCCGTCCAGTATGGCATCACTTTTCACCGAGCTAAAAGACCTGCTCTTTGGGAACGCCGCTCACCGGCAATATTTCACCGAACTCATCACGATCGGCCACAAGCATCGAACGCAAACTGTTCCGACGACGGAACCGACCGGCGGCGGAGATGGAGCTTTGGTTTGCAACTGGTTCGCGCAAACCATCGAACGGCGGTACCTTCTCGACGTGCTGCGACTTAGGACCCTCGAAACGAAGTCGCTGAGGTTGGGGATCGACGTGCCGAACGACCACGAATCGGCCGCGAAAACGATGACACTACAGCTTGCGTTTGCCGCTACGTTGTCCATAAGCGAAGCGTTCTATCCTGCGCTGGTGCAACTTTTCGACGACATCCTTTTCGTGGCCGGTTACTATGACACCCGGACCTGCTCGGAACTGGCGATAACCGGGGCGGATTTGCAGCGATGGAAACTGAACTACAAATTGCTCGCACAGAGAGCGATTAAAAATGAG GACAACATGCGACACGAACGGAGTGGTTTCACTGTTACCGAATGGAGGACTCCATTGCTGTGCCAAAGTTGGCCGTACAGTCCGCTATACTTGATGGTCGAAAAGTTAGAAAAAGGTGCCCCCCAGTTGGAAGTGTTATCCGAGCCGGTTATCATCGGAACTGGGTTGCGATTCTCCGAGCTGGTTGAGGCCAGCGGAATCGTCGTCGCGTGTCCCACCGAGCGGCTGATGTATCTGCTGGCCGCTTTCATGGGACCGGATTCGAAGTTCCTCGAGCCAGATCTATCGGCGCTGATTGGACGGCGACTGGCGGCTCTACGGACGCTGATGAGAACACTTCCGGTGTCTGGGAAACCCGTACGGTCGTTTAACTTGGAGTCGGTAATGCTCGAGGGCAAGAAAAGCTTCTACGGACTTTATCAGCTGGCGCTAGATGTGTTCCAGAGCTCCAGCTACGGTCATACCGGGTTCGGCAGCCTGTTGATGGCACCATTGGCCCAGAAGTACGACGTCCGGTGGCGCAACATGGTGTGGTCGGAGTACGTGGCCGTGCTGCGATTTATCACCTGCGACGAACCCGAG CTTTTCGACGACATGGTGGACTACCTGCGACCAGAGGAAAGCGACGCAATGCTCCTACGAGCGTACGGCCAAGCGTTGAACTCCAATCTGCTCCGGGTCGGATCGATACCGCATCGTGTAGCCCAACATCACGTTCAGGCGTTCCGGTCGAAGGCGAAAGTGACGCACCCGCCGGGGGAGTGA
- the LOC131287651 gene encoding vacuolar-sorting protein SNF8: MRRRAGVGAIQKQRLEAEKYKDKGTELQESQFEQMVKQMEALKENLEEFASKHRNEIKKNPSFRRQFQEMCAAIGVDPLSSGKGFWSVLGMGDFYYELSVQVVEVCLAHNHITGGLMDLEELRNRLVAARGKSQIHQEITNEDILIATKKLKIFGNGFTVYSVGKSRHMVQSIPGELSLQETAVLTAASNQGQGFVTVASLVKDLGWTEIRAQQAVEKVLGEGMAWLDDQGQEKSYWFPSLFSGRLATKS; this comes from the exons ATGAGACGGCGTGCTGGAGTCGGAGCTATCCAAAAACAGCGGCTGGAGGCCGAAAAATACAAGGACAAAGGGACCGAACTGCAAGAGTCGCAATTTGAACAGATGGTCAAGCAGATGGAGGCGCTAAAGGAAAATCTAGAAGAATTCGCTAGCAAACATAGGAATGAAATCAAAAAGAATCCTAGCTTCCGACGCCAGTTTCAAGAAATGTGTGCCGCAATCGGCGTCGATCCACTATCGTCGGGGAAAGGTTTCTGGAGCGTTCTTGGCATGGGTGATTTCTACTACGAGCTAAGCGTACAGGTGGTGGAAGTATGCCTGGCCCACAATCACATTACAG GAGGTTTGATGGATTTGGAAGAACTCAGAAATCGGCTTGTTGCTGCACGTGGTAAAAGTCAAATTCACCAGGAGATCACGAACGAAGACATCCTAATAGCAACGAAGAAACTCAAAATATTTGGCAACGGATTTACGGTTTATTCGGTTGGAAAATCGCGTCATATGGTACAGTCAATTCCGGGTGAACTGAGCCTCCAGGAAACAGCAGTGTTAACGGCAGCCTCAAACCAAGGTCAAGGATTTGTGACGGTGGCGTCATTGGTGAAAGATCTGGG atGGACCGAAATAAGGGCTCAGCAAGCTGTCGAAAAAGTACTCGGCGAAGGAATGGCGTGGCTGGACGATCAAGGGCAGGAAAAATCGTAT